A stretch of DNA from Anaerolineae bacterium:
GGTCGCACCGACCTGGCTCTTGACGTCATCGCCGATCATAGGCAGGCCGCGCTCGATGAACCGTTGCTGCCAGTACTTTTCGCGGGCGATGAACACCGGGATGCCGTTGACAAAGGCACAACCCGCGTTAAGGATTTGCTCGACATACCATTTGGTGGCCTGCTCGCTGCCGACCGGCAAAAAGTTGACCACCACATCGGTCTTGGTTTCCTTCAGAATTTCGGTGATGTTGGCGGTAGAGCCAGGAGCTTTGGTGATCTTCCGGGCCAGGTATGTGCCCAGGCCGTCATGGGTCATACCCCGGTGGACGGGCACGCCAAGCTTCTTGGGTACTTCAGCGAACTTGATGGTGTTGTTCTGGCCGGCCCAGATGGCCTCACCGAGGTCTTTGCCCACCTTCTCGATATCGATATCAAAGGCTGCCGAGAACTCGATATCGCGGATGTGGTAACCGCCCAGGTTGACGTGCATCAGGCCGGGGACCTGTTCGTCATCGCGGGCGTTCTGGTAGTAGTGAACGCCCTGCACCAACGCGGAGGCGCAGTTGCCCACGCCGATGATCGCCACACGTACTTTGCCCATAGCAGACCGCTTCCTTCACACAAATGTAGATGTAGTAGGTACAGGAACGGCGGAAAGCTTAACCCTGTTCCGGCCCTCTGGCAACCCCTCATCAGCCAGTGGCAGCGGAAGAAGAGATAAAAGACCGAAAGGCCAGGAGATTGGGAAGCCGACGGCGGCAGGCGCCGTAGCGACGGCAGCCGGCATTTTCTATACGCAGCAGATCGATCGCACTGGGACGTTTCATGTTGGCTGGGCGGTCGGTCGGGGCTGGTTCAGGCCGGATGATGCCGCTGGCGCTGCAGGAGGAGCAGGAACATCACCAGGTCGATGGCGAAGTGCGCGCCAACGGGCAACCAGAGCGAACCGCTGAGCAAGTATAACGCCCCCAGCAATAGCCCGGCGCCGGTGGCATAGATGAAGTACAGGCGGGTCAGGGCGTGCAACGCGCCAAAGATCACCGCCGCCGCCAGCAGGCCCAGACTGGTCTGTACTGCGCCCCGGAACAGCATTTCCTCCGGGAGGGCGGCCAGCAGGCTGAACAGCAGGACGTGCCGGAAGCGCAGCGCAGAAAGGTCAAGGGTCTGCTCGATCAGGCGCACAATCTGGTGGGTGGTGCGGAAGCGCTGCCCCAGACGCCAGACGATCACGGCGAAAGCTGTTCCGGCAATCATGCCCGGCAGGGCCAGCCACAGGTCGGCCAGCCGCAGGGCAGCCCAGATGTTTTCCCGCCGCAGGCCGTTGACCCAGATAACGGCGACAATGATCATCACCGCGCCCAGTGCAATGGCTGCCCGCACCAGGGTATCAGGATGGATCGGCCTGGGGGCCGGGGATGGCTCGGTGGAGGCCGGTGAGCGCGGAGTCAGATGCGGCGCCGGGGATGGGTTCTTGCGATGGTTGAGATCGTGAGTGTCGGGTTCGTTCAGCACAGGACCTCAAGACAGGATCATCGTTAGGAAAAAAACATGACAAATGGTATAATGGCCGGTGAGGCCAACCGGACTGAGTGTACCACAGGTATTCGTTGAAGCAGAAGCACGGCCAGGCTGCGTGGGGCTTACCGCACTATCATGATCACTAACTGGCTTTCCCGCTACAGGCCACTGCGACCGCTCAGGCCGGTGCTATTGATGGCATTGCTGATCGCGGTGGCGGCACTGGCAGGGGTGCTGGCGGTGTTCTGGCCAGCTTCTTGGCTGGCGCGGACGGGCAGCGGGTTGCTCGCCCTGACTCCTGGGGCAGGCGTTCGCTCGCCGGCAGAGGTGCTGGCCGGTGACGGAGGTGATGGCACCCTGCGCCGGATCGCCGCACCGGTGCTGATGTACCACTACATCAGTGTGCCCCCGGAAGACGCCGACGCCTATCGCCAGGACCTGTCGGTGACGCCGGAAAACTTCCGGGCGCAGATGGCGTACCTGGCCACTGCCGGTTATACGCCGATCAGCCTGTACGATTTGAATAGGGCGTTGCGCTGGGGTACGCCGTTGCCGACCCGCCCGGTTGTGCTGACTTTTGACGATGGCTACCGGGACTTCTATGAAAACGCCTTTCCGGTGCTGCGGGAATTGGGCTTTACCGCCACGGTGTTTGTCATCACAGGGCGGCTGGACGAAGGCGATCCGGCCTATCTCACCTGGGCGCAGGCGCGGGAACTGGCGGCGGCAGGGATTGACATCGAAAGCCACACCAAGGATCATCCCAGCCTGGTCGGACGGGACGCGGAATTCCTGCACTACCAGATCAAGGGCAGCCTGGAAAGCATCGAGGCGCATCTGGGACGGCCAGCACACCTGTTCTGTTATCCGGCTGGCCGCTGGGACGAAACGGTCCTCGCCCTCCTGCCGGAGTATGACGTATGGCTGGCGGTGGTGACCGAAGGCGGGATTGAACACACGACCGACGGTGTACACCTGCTGCGCCGGGTGCGTATCAGTGGTGACACCGATCTGGAAACGTTCGCGGCGCTGCTGCGTTGGGAATGGGATCGCGCAGCGTCATAGTGCTGGACCTGGAGACATACTGGCTATGGTTGTTGAGACGGACAGGGACGCTAGCCTGACCAGGCAACAGTTGCGCGCCATTCATAAGGCGGCACTGGCCATCACCAGCGAATTGTCGCTCTCGCGGGTGCTGGAAACGATCACCGTCACTGCCAGAGAACTGGTAAACGCCCGTTACGCGGCGCTGGGCGTTCCCGGCCCGCATGGCCGCCTGGAGCAGTTCATCACAGATGGCATCACGGAAGAAGAGCGCCGGGCCATGGCCCACCCGCCGGAAGGCAAGGGCTTGCTGGGTTACATCCTGCAAACGCAGGAGACCATCCGCCTGGATAACCTCCACGAGTCGCCTTACTCGGTGGGCTTCATCGAGAATCACCCCTGGATGGTGAACTTCCTGGGGGTGCCAATTGTGGCGCGGGGCGAGGTGCTGGGCAGCCTGTACCTGTGCGACAAACAGGATGGCACCCTGTTCACTGCTGGCGATGAGGTGTTGATCGAAACGCTGGCCTCCTATGCGGCGGTGGCGATTGAGAATGCCCGCCTGTACCAGCAGGTTCGCCGTCTGGCAGTACTGGAGGAGCGCGAGCGGATCGGGATGGACCTGCACGATGGCATTATCCAGTCGATCTATGCCGTTGGCCTGACCCTAGAGCACAGCGCTCTACTGCTGGAAGATGATCCGGAGGCTGCCTCTCACCGCCTGCGTTACGCGATTGACGCCCTCAACCAGACCATCCGCGATATCCGCAACTACATCATGGACCTGCGCCCACAACGCATGAAGGTGCATGACCTGGGCGAGAGCCTGCGCCAGCTGGTACACGAGTTTCGGGCCAATACACTGGTGGAAATCAAGCTCAAAGTGGAGCCGGGGATTGAGGAAGTCCTGGACGAGGGGACGAGCACGGCGCTCTTTCACATCGCTCAGGAAGCGCTGGCCAACGCCGCTAAACATGCAGCGGCCTCTGAGCTGAAGGTGATTGTGGAGCGGCTCGAACGCGACGTGCGCCTGCAGGTCTGTGATGATGGGGTGGGATTTGACCCGGATCAGATCGATCGACTACTGGGACATGGCCTGGCCAACATGACTCTGCGGGCGCAGGCAGTTGGCGGGCAACTGGAAGTGGAATCGCGGCCCATGCAGGGCACCACTGTCCGCGCCCTGTTCCCGTTCAAACGGGAGCAGATCCTCTCGTGATGCACCTGCCAACGGCGCTGGAGAAGCGCCAATGATGCGATGATTCCTGTCAACTTGGGCGCGGAAGAACGTCACTCGCTGGTAGCGCCAAGCCCCTGCTATAGTGGACACAGTACCGCTTCCGCACGGTAGCACAGGCCGTGATCTGAATCGGGGGCGAAGGGAAGAGCGCATGAAAGAAGACCTGGTCCGCCTGCTGCTGGTGGACGAAAACGCTGCAGTCCGGCGCGCTCTGGTGCTCCGCCTGTCACGGGCGCAGGATATCCAGATCATCGGCGCTACCGGCAGCTTTGAGGCGGCTATGACGACGCTGGTCGAACAGCATCCGGATGTATTGATTCTGGAAAGCAAGCGGCGTGATGGCGGTGCGCTCAAGTTCTGCCGCCAGGTGCTGGAAATGACCCTGCCGCCCCGGATCGTGATCCTGACCAGCTTTCCCAGCGAAGACGAACGACTGAGCTTTGCCCACCTGGGCATCAACCAGTATCTCCTCAAGGACATTGACACCGAGGAATTGATCCGCGTGGTGAGGCGGGAAGCGCAGCAAATCCGGCTGCGCTCGACCTGAAGCTGCGGTTGACCCGGCAAAGGCAAACAGCATACCCCGCCGTTCAGTGCAACCGGCGGGGTATGCTGTTCCGGGGGATGCCTGTCGCTGGCTGGTGGCTATTCCGGCAGAATCTCTGCGCTCAGGAAATAGTCCAGCCAGACCATGGCGGCAACCCCCAGAGCGATCACCACGATCAGTGCTTCGATGCCGAATTCGGCCCAGTCGGTGCCCAGGATCAACAGGATGACCCAGGTGCCCAGCACGCCGGCCAGCACGGACAGCACCGCCACAACCGCGCGCCGGATAAGCAGTGAAGACATATCGCCTCCTGGAAAGCCACAGGCAGGAAAAACGACTAATTCCCGACTTTTCACGTCCATTCTAGCCCGGCAGCCGGTTTTTTGCCACGCGAATCTGCGCTACACTTGGCGGCCTGAACCGGCGTGACCAATGCACTGTTGTTGTGATGACTGGCCTGGAGTGACACCGCAGTGAACAACGGCTGGACAACCTGGCCTGACCTGCGCCGTAACTTCTCCCTGATGGTTCTGAACGGCATTGCCTTCAGGGCTATCGATACGCTGGTCAGCCCGACCCTGGTGCTGACGGTTTTTCTCTCCCAGCTCACTGACAACCCGGTCATTCTGGGGATGCCGATGGCGCTGTGGAGCGGCGGGTTCATGCTCTCGCAGTTGTGGGTCAGCGGGACGATTCAGCGGCTGCCGCTTGTCCTGCCGTTCTACCGCGCGGTCAGCGTGTTCCGGCTGGCGATCTGGGCAGTGCTGGTGGTAGGCACGGCACTGTTCACAGATGCCACAGTTTTGATCGCTGTGCTGTTTCTTTTCCTGCTGGTTTACCCGCTGCTGTGGGGTATGGCGGGTATGGCTTTTTTTGAGGTGGTGGGCAAGACGGTCCCTCCACGCATGCGCGGCCTGCTTTATAGCTGGCGCCTGACGCTGGGCGGGTTGCTGGCGCTCGCTGCTGGCGGGCTGGTGAATCAGGCTCTGACTCCCGAATTTCCCCTGACCTTTCCGCGCAACTTTGCGCTACTGTTCGGCGCGGCGGGATTTTCCACGCTGGTGGGCGTGGTTTCCATGCAGTTTGTGCGGGAGCCGCCAGCGCAGGTTCAAGCGCCGGCAAGGGGCGGACTGCGGCAACGCTGGCAGGAAATCCGGACGGTCTGGCAGGGTGACCGGCTGTTCCGGCACTATGTGCTGGGACGGATCGCCCTGTTGCTGGCGGCGGGCACTGCGCCACTGATCATTGTCTATGCCCAGGCGCGTTTTGCCCTGTCGCTGAACGCGGCGGCGATCTTCCTGATGGCAGACACCATCACCGGGCTGGTGACGGTGGCGGTCAGCGGCTGGCTGAGCGCGCGCATCGGCGATCAGCGGCTGGCTGTGCTGGCTGCTGCCCTGGGCGTGGCGGTCTTCGTTCTGATTCTGGGGGCTGGCTGGGTCAACCCGGATAGCACTCTGGCGTTTGTCTGGTTCCTGCTGGTGTTTGTGCTGCTGGCGGCGCACAACAGCGCCAGTTCGATCAGCTTTACGGCGCTCACGTTGAACATCCCGCCGGAAGATCGGCGGCCCCTGTACATCGGCCTATCGAACACGATCTTTGGGCTGGCCTCGTACCTGAGCATCGGGCAGGGCGTGCTGGTCAGCCTGATTGGATACGCCGGCCTCTTCGCGCTGGCGGCGGTGCTGGCCGCGCTAGGTCTGTGGCAGGTGGCCGTCTACCTGCATGATCCCACCGATCGCCAGCTGGCGACCGGCGAGCACGCCTGAAGGTGCTCCTTTCCGCTACTATCAGCCCGATCTGGCAGCCTGTACTTGATAGCTTTTGAGAGCGAATGCCGGTTAGCATGAACGCGGTTTGCCGGGATGACGCTGTGATAGTTGGCCCTGGTTGAGGGAACAGCCTATGTCCGATCTACAGCAACGCACTTCGCGCCTGCCGGGGTTCTTCAAGCGGCCGCTGGCCGAGCGTGTGGCGCTGGTCAGCGAATGGGCCGGGCTGGACGCTGCCGAACAGGCGATTCTGCTGGGCGCAAGCGGCCTGGGTGCTCCGCAGGCCGACCATATGATCGAGAATGCGGTCGGGGTCTACGCCCTGCCACTGGGGATTGCAACGAACTTCTTGATCAATGGGCGGGATTACCTGATCCCGATGGCCATTGAGGAGCCATCCGTGGTGGCCGGGGTGAGCTATGCCGCGCGCCTGATCCGCGATGGCGGCGGCTTTGCGACGAGCAGTGATGAACCGCTCATGATCGGCCAGATTCAGGTGCTGGACGTGCCGGATGTCTATGTGGCCGCCGGGCAGGTGATCGGCATCAAGGAGGCGCTGCTGGCGGAGGCCAACTGCTGCGATCTGACGATCGTCGGGCTGGGTGGGGGGGCGCGGGATATTCAGGTGCGCCCGCTGCTGGAAACGCCCGCCGGGCCGATGCTGATCGTGCATCTGATTTATGATGTGCGGGACGCGATGGGCGCCAACACGATCAACACCGCCTGCGAACGGCTGGCTCCGCTGATTGAGAAGGCTACCGGTGGGCGGGTGAACCTGCGTATCCTGAGCAATCTGGCTGATCGGCGCACGGCTACCGCGGAGTGCACCATCCCGGCGGCAGCGCTGGCGACTGAGACGCTGACCGGCGCAGATGTGGTCCGGGGTGTTTTTGAGGCGTATGCGTTTGCTGCCGCCGATCCCTACCGCGCTGCCACGCATAACAAGGGCGTGATGAACGGTATGGACGCGGTCTGCATCGCCACCGGCAACGACTGGCGTGCGTTGGAAGCCGGGGCGCATGCCTATGCCACACGCGGCGGGCGCTACACCAGCCTGACCGAATGGTGGATCGATGCAAGCGGCGATTTGCGCGGTCGGCTGAAGTTGCCGGTAGCGGTTGGCACGGTTGGCGGGGCAACACGAGTGCATCCCGCGGCGAAGGTGGCCCTGAAGATTCTGGGCGTGAAGGGTTCCCGTGAACTGGCCGAGGTGCTGGCGGCGGTGGGACTGGCCCAGAATCTGGCAGCGATCCGCGCCCTGGCGACCACCGGTATCCAGGCCGGGCACATGCGCTTACACGCCCGGCAGATGGCCATTGCCGCCGGCGCCACCGGCGACCTGATCGGGCGCGTGGTCGAGGCGATGATCGCCGAAGGCGCGATCCGGCTGGATCGTGCCCAGGAACTGGTGCAGGAACTGGGGCAAACGCTATGAGTAGTGAGCGAATCATGATCGTGGTGGGTACACCGCCGGACAGTGTGGAGCGTGTGTTAGAGGCCATCGCCGGTGCAGGCGGCGGCGTCATCGGTAACTATACCCACTGCGCCTATACCAGCGCGGGGCAGGGACGCTTCAAACCGGGCGCGGCAGCCAACCCGCATATCGGCGAAAAGGAAAGTATCAACAGTGTGGACGAGGTGCGTATCGAGACGTTTTGCGAGCGCAGGGTGGCCAGGGCGGTGGTGGAGGCTATCCGGCGAGCGCATCCTTACGAGGAACCAGTGATCTACCTCATTCCCCTGCTGTCTGAGAATGATCTGTAGAAACGGAGTTGGGACGTGATGGAATCGGGTGAACATCCTCTGAAGAATGGCGCGACCCTGTTGCGGCCAGCGCGGGCCGTTGGCATTGCTGGCTATGGCGCGTATGTGCCGCGCTACCGGCTGCCGGGCCGCGAGATCGCCCGTGTGTGGACGGGCGGGATGGGTGGCTCGCCGGTGCGGGAGAAAGCCGTGCCCGGCCTGGATGAAGATGTGGTGACCATGTCCATCGAAGCGGCGCGTAACGCACTGGCGCGGGCGGGTATTGATCCGCAGCAACTGCGCGCTGTGTGGGTCGGCTCGGAAAGCCACCCGTATGCTGTCAAGCCGACCAGTACGATTGTGGCGGAAAGCATCGGCGCCGTCCCCAATGTGCAAGCTGCCGACTGGGAATTTGCCTGCAAAGCCGGTTCCGAGGCGATCCAGGCGTCGATCGGGCTGGTTGGCAGCAGCATGGCAGACTATGCGCTGGCTATTGGCATGGACACGGCGCAGGGCCGCCCCGGCGACGCGCTGGAGTATACGGCGGCGGCGGGCGGTGCGGCCTACATCCTCGGCCCGGCGGAATCGGCGCTGGCGGTGATCAACGCCACTTACAGCTTCGTGACCGATACGCCCGATTTCTGGCGGCGCGAGGGCGAGATGTACCCCAGCCACGGTGACCGTTTTACCGGCGAGCCAGCCTACTTCAAGCATGTGCTGAGCGCGGGAAGAACGCTGATGGATGCGCTGGGCAAGACAGCCAAGGACTACGACTATGTCATCCTCCACCAGCCTAACGTGAAATTCCCCCAGCGAGCGGCGGGGATACTGGGCTTCGGCCCGGAGCAATACAAGCCTGGCCTGCTTTCCGGCGAGATCGGCAACACCTATTCCGGCAGCAGCCTGATCGGGCTGGCGGCCACGCTGGACATCGCCCGGCCCGGTGACCGTATTCTGATGGTCAGCTATGGCAGCGGCGCGGGGTCGGACGCCTTCGATATCACCGTCACGGAACGGATCACCGAAGCTGTGGCCAAAGCGCCCACCGTGCGGGACTACATCAACCGCCGGACGGAGATTGATTACGCGCTCTACGCTCGCTTCCGCGGCAAGATCCGCCTGGAGTAAATAGGAGGCAGGGGATACGGCGCTTCTATTGCTGGGACCACGGTGTGCCGGGTGCCAGGCGCTGCTTTTTGCTGTTTGCCCGCCAGCTATCAAAACCTGTGAAAAAGCTCTCAAATCCTAGCCTGATAGCTTTTGAGAGACGTGATGCCCGATAATGTGGCCCAGATTGCAACATCGCAGCCCGCGAGGTTTCAGTAGTGCGGGCCAGGAGGAAACGGATTATGCACATTCCACGTCACTGGCGGTTGAATTCCCAGCGCTATGCGTTGCAGGGCGTGACCTGCCCGCATTGCGCTGCCAACATCTTCCCGCCACGCGAGTACTGCCCTTACTGTGAGAGTCGGACTGACGAAGCCAAGCCGTTTGAAAGTCGCGCGCCGCGCGGTGTGGCGACCACTGTTGAATTCGTGCGCGCTGCCCGGTAGGCAGGGGGCCTGAATGGTGCAGCAAGCTCAACAGTTGCCAGCTGCCGGGGTCAAGCAGCCGTTTACTTCCGGCGGCAAAGGGACCGTGCTTAGCTATACGGTGGTGACCGACGCGCCGGAAGGCTTTGAGGATCAGGCGCCCTATACGCTGGCGCTGATCAAGCTGGATGACGGGCCGACTGTCCTCGCCCAGCTGACCGATCTCGAAGGGCCTGTCAGTATCGGGATGCGGGTTGAAATGGTGACCCGCAAGCTGCGCACTGATGGTCGCAACGGGATCATTGTCTACGGCTACAAATTCCGGCCTCCACTGCGCGGCTGAATTGCTGCGCAAGCCCCAGAACAGATCAAGACGCCCGGCGCGAGAACCGGGCGTCTTCGTTGTCGCGTTCGCTAGGCGCTGAAGCGCTTGAGCACGGTGCGCAGCGTGTCCTCCATCACTTCGTAGGAGAAGTAGCGTTGGCCGATAGCGTAGTTGTGCTCAGCAATTTCTGCCTGCCGGGTTGGGTCGGCCAGCAGGTCGCGCACCTGGGCAATGACTTCCGGTGTGATGTCGTAATTGAACTCAATGGCGCGGATGCCGGTCGGGCGGATATCGGCGCGGTAGATCGGATAGGTGTGGACGACGAACGGCTTGCGGAAATACACCATCTCGATCAGGGCGTTGCCAAAGCCCTCGATCACGCTGGGGTAGGTAACCAGATCAGCGTGCGGGTAGACATCCCACAGGCTATAAACCTTGTGGCCGTGCTGGGTCCCCCGGGTATCTCCCACCCATTCGGCGACGAACAGGCAGCGTATCCCGGCGCGGCGGGCCTGCTCGGCCAGCCATTCGCCATAGCCGCCCGGTTCGTCGCGGGTGTCGCCGGTGATGACCAGTACGGCGCGTGGATCGGCCAGTTTTTCCACCAGCTCAATAGCTTTCTCAATGGCTTTGCGACGGATCACCCGCGTGGGTTGCAGGATGAGCAGGTCGTCCGGGCTGAGGCCGATGTCCTGGCGGAAGGTTGCGCTGTACTCATCCAGTGGCGCGGGCGGATTGGCAAAGTCGAAGACATTGGGCAGGTAGGTCGCCTGGATGCCAGTTCGCGCGCGCAGTTCACGGCGGGCAACGGTGCTGATCACCAGATGCTCGATCGGCTCTAGATTGGGTGGAAAAGCGGTGTCCAGCACATCCTGAATGCCATGGGTCATGAAGCGCTCACGTTCCCAGTAAAAGTCGTGGTGGTGGCAGAGCAAGGGGATGCGCGTCCGGGCTACCAGATCGTGAATGGCTACGCCCAGCGACAGGTTCATGGGGATGGTGCTGCTATTCTGGGAGATGAGCAGGTCGATCCCGTATTGCTGCACGAAATGGCTTAACTCATCCCTGAGCTGGTCGGCCAGCTCATAGAGTCGGTTGAACAGCGATCGAGGTGGATGGGGGGAGCTGAAGGCCTCATCCTGAATGGCCTGTACCTCAGGATGGCGGAAGTGCATTTCTGGGATCAGCCGTCCACGTTCCAGGACAGACTCGTGCAGCTCACCGGCACAATAGAACGTCTCGTGGCCCAACCGTTGCAAAACAGTTCCCATCTTTTCAGTTTCCAGGCTGACACCGTCCACGCCAGCCAGCCTTGTTGAGACGAATCCAATGCGCATGGGGGTGTTTTCCTTCCATTTAGTAGGCAAAATCAGGGAGTAGCACTGCTCGCTGGTTTTTGCCTGCCGCTCTATGTCATAATGGTACCAGAGTTGCCCAAAACGTTTTGGGCTATCCTCTCCAGACGTGTCCAGCCACCGCTATTGGATGGTATTTGTTTACCTCTCTGCAGGAAGGGACTGTATCGATGGCAATTACTCTTGACGATCTGCGCCTGCGCGCCATGGTTCGGTTGAGACTGTTGTATGGCCAGGCCCGGGCGGAGGCGCTATGGCCCCGGTTAGCGGCGATGCTGGCCGGGTATCAGCCCCGTCCGGCCTGCTGGGCGCCAGCCGGACGCGTTTCCGAACGGGATGCCGTACTGATCACCTATGGGGACTTGCTACGGCGAGCGGGCGAGCCACCCTTACGGACACTCCAGGCGATGCTACGGGCATACCTGGCTGATGTCATCAGTGCTGTGCACATCCTGCCGTTTTACCCCTATTCATCGGATGACGGCTTTTCTGTGATCGACTACCTGCAGGTTGACCCGGCGCTGGGTGACTGGGAGGATGTGCGCCGCATCAACGCCGACTTCCGGTTGATGTTTGACCTGGTGATTAACCACACCTCAGTCCATAGCGCATGGTTCAAAGGTTTTCTAGCCGGTGAGCTGCCATACCGCGATTTCTTCATTACGGTTGATCCGGCGACCGATCTCTCTGCTGTAACCCGTCCGCGCACCACGCCGCTACTGACACCCTTCCAGACGGCCAGGGGTGAACAGTACGTCTGGACGACGTTCAGCGCCGACCAGGCGGATCTGAATTTTGCCAGCGAAGAAGTGCTGCTGGCGATGCTGCAGGTGCTTCTAGAATATGTGACGCGCGGCGCGAACCTGATCCGCCTGGACGCCATTGCCTACCTGTGGAAGGAAATCGGTACTTCCTGTATTCATCTGCCGCAAACACATGCGGTGGTCAAGCTAATCCGGGATGTGTTGGATTATATGGCCCCAGATGTGCTGATCATCACCGAGACCAATGTTCCACACGATGAGAATATCTCTTACTTCGGGGATGGAACGGACGAAGCGCAACTGGTCTACCAGTTTTCGCTGCCGCCCCTGGTGTTGCATAGCTTTCACACAGGTAGCGCTGTGGCGCTGACACGCTGGGCGCGTACTCTGCGGAAAGCTTCGGATACCACAACCTTCT
This window harbors:
- a CDS encoding polysaccharide deacetylase family protein, whose translation is MITNWLSRYRPLRPLRPVLLMALLIAVAALAGVLAVFWPASWLARTGSGLLALTPGAGVRSPAEVLAGDGGDGTLRRIAAPVLMYHYISVPPEDADAYRQDLSVTPENFRAQMAYLATAGYTPISLYDLNRALRWGTPLPTRPVVLTFDDGYRDFYENAFPVLRELGFTATVFVITGRLDEGDPAYLTWAQARELAAAGIDIESHTKDHPSLVGRDAEFLHYQIKGSLESIEAHLGRPAHLFCYPAGRWDETVLALLPEYDVWLAVVTEGGIEHTTDGVHLLRRVRISGDTDLETFAALLRWEWDRAAS
- a CDS encoding MFS transporter; amino-acid sequence: MNNGWTTWPDLRRNFSLMVLNGIAFRAIDTLVSPTLVLTVFLSQLTDNPVILGMPMALWSGGFMLSQLWVSGTIQRLPLVLPFYRAVSVFRLAIWAVLVVGTALFTDATVLIAVLFLFLLVYPLLWGMAGMAFFEVVGKTVPPRMRGLLYSWRLTLGGLLALAAGGLVNQALTPEFPLTFPRNFALLFGAAGFSTLVGVVSMQFVREPPAQVQAPARGGLRQRWQEIRTVWQGDRLFRHYVLGRIALLLAAGTAPLIIVYAQARFALSLNAAAIFLMADTITGLVTVAVSGWLSARIGDQRLAVLAAALGVAVFVLILGAGWVNPDSTLAFVWFLLVFVLLAAHNSASSISFTALTLNIPPEDRRPLYIGLSNTIFGLASYLSIGQGVLVSLIGYAGLFALAAVLAALGLWQVAVYLHDPTDRQLATGEHA
- a CDS encoding inositol-3-phosphate synthase, with product MGKVRVAIIGVGNCASALVQGVHYYQNARDDEQVPGLMHVNLGGYHIRDIEFSAAFDIDIEKVGKDLGEAIWAGQNNTIKFAEVPKKLGVPVHRGMTHDGLGTYLARKITKAPGSTANITEILKETKTDVVVNFLPVGSEQATKWYVEQILNAGCAFVNGIPVFIAREKYWQQRFIERGLPMIGDDVKSQVGATIVHRVLTNLFNDRGVRLLRTSQLNVGGNMDFYNMLDRSRLESKKVSKTNAVTSQLPYELPDTDVYIGPSDYVPWLTDRKWAHIRLEGAAFGDVPLNLELKLEVWDSPNSAGVIIDAVRCAKLGLDRGLSGTLEAPSAYFMKSPPVQYPDDLARNYTEAFIQGKIGARIADPADAQ
- a CDS encoding hydroxymethylglutaryl-CoA reductase, degradative, producing MSDLQQRTSRLPGFFKRPLAERVALVSEWAGLDAAEQAILLGASGLGAPQADHMIENAVGVYALPLGIATNFLINGRDYLIPMAIEEPSVVAGVSYAARLIRDGGGFATSSDEPLMIGQIQVLDVPDVYVAAGQVIGIKEALLAEANCCDLTIVGLGGGARDIQVRPLLETPAGPMLIVHLIYDVRDAMGANTINTACERLAPLIEKATGGRVNLRILSNLADRRTATAECTIPAAALATETLTGADVVRGVFEAYAFAAADPYRAATHNKGVMNGMDAVCIATGNDWRALEAGAHAYATRGGRYTSLTEWWIDASGDLRGRLKLPVAVGTVGGATRVHPAAKVALKILGVKGSRELAEVLAAVGLAQNLAAIRALATTGIQAGHMRLHARQMAIAAGATGDLIGRVVEAMIAEGAIRLDRAQELVQELGQTL
- a CDS encoding Zn-ribbon domain-containing OB-fold protein, giving the protein MVQQAQQLPAAGVKQPFTSGGKGTVLSYTVVTDAPEGFEDQAPYTLALIKLDDGPTVLAQLTDLEGPVSIGMRVEMVTRKLRTDGRNGIIVYGYKFRPPLRG
- a CDS encoding glycosyltransferase family 4 protein, which encodes MRIGFVSTRLAGVDGVSLETEKMGTVLQRLGHETFYCAGELHESVLERGRLIPEMHFRHPEVQAIQDEAFSSPHPPRSLFNRLYELADQLRDELSHFVQQYGIDLLISQNSSTIPMNLSLGVAIHDLVARTRIPLLCHHHDFYWERERFMTHGIQDVLDTAFPPNLEPIEHLVISTVARRELRARTGIQATYLPNVFDFANPPAPLDEYSATFRQDIGLSPDDLLILQPTRVIRRKAIEKAIELVEKLADPRAVLVITGDTRDEPGGYGEWLAEQARRAGIRCLFVAEWVGDTRGTQHGHKVYSLWDVYPHADLVTYPSVIEGFGNALIEMVYFRKPFVVHTYPIYRADIRPTGIRAIEFNYDITPEVIAQVRDLLADPTRQAEIAEHNYAIGQRYFSYEVMEDTLRTVLKRFSA
- a CDS encoding CPBP family intramembrane metalloprotease, which gives rise to MLNEPDTHDLNHRKNPSPAPHLTPRSPASTEPSPAPRPIHPDTLVRAAIALGAVMIIVAVIWVNGLRRENIWAALRLADLWLALPGMIAGTAFAVIVWRLGQRFRTTHQIVRLIEQTLDLSALRFRHVLLFSLLAALPEEMLFRGAVQTSLGLLAAAVIFGALHALTRLYFIYATGAGLLLGALYLLSGSLWLPVGAHFAIDLVMFLLLLQRQRHHPA
- a CDS encoding response regulator transcription factor; the encoded protein is MKEDLVRLLLVDENAAVRRALVLRLSRAQDIQIIGATGSFEAAMTTLVEQHPDVLILESKRRDGGALKFCRQVLEMTLPPRIVILTSFPSEDERLSFAHLGINQYLLKDIDTEELIRVVRREAQQIRLRST
- a CDS encoding hydroxymethylglutaryl-CoA synthase produces the protein MESGEHPLKNGATLLRPARAVGIAGYGAYVPRYRLPGREIARVWTGGMGGSPVREKAVPGLDEDVVTMSIEAARNALARAGIDPQQLRAVWVGSESHPYAVKPTSTIVAESIGAVPNVQAADWEFACKAGSEAIQASIGLVGSSMADYALAIGMDTAQGRPGDALEYTAAAGGAAYILGPAESALAVINATYSFVTDTPDFWRREGEMYPSHGDRFTGEPAYFKHVLSAGRTLMDALGKTAKDYDYVILHQPNVKFPQRAAGILGFGPEQYKPGLLSGEIGNTYSGSSLIGLAATLDIARPGDRILMVSYGSGAGSDAFDITVTERITEAVAKAPTVRDYINRRTEIDYALYARFRGKIRLE
- a CDS encoding GAF domain-containing protein, whose translation is MVVETDRDASLTRQQLRAIHKAALAITSELSLSRVLETITVTARELVNARYAALGVPGPHGRLEQFITDGITEEERRAMAHPPEGKGLLGYILQTQETIRLDNLHESPYSVGFIENHPWMVNFLGVPIVARGEVLGSLYLCDKQDGTLFTAGDEVLIETLASYAAVAIENARLYQQVRRLAVLEERERIGMDLHDGIIQSIYAVGLTLEHSALLLEDDPEAASHRLRYAIDALNQTIRDIRNYIMDLRPQRMKVHDLGESLRQLVHEFRANTLVEIKLKVEPGIEEVLDEGTSTALFHIAQEALANAAKHAAASELKVIVERLERDVRLQVCDDGVGFDPDQIDRLLGHGLANMTLRAQAVGGQLEVESRPMQGTTVRALFPFKREQILS